In Risungbinella massiliensis, a single window of DNA contains:
- a CDS encoding helix-turn-helix domain-containing protein, which translates to MSTHKGKPLLTNREREVFELLVQDKTTKDIAQQLFISEKTVRNHISNVMRTNCKPKSLLY; encoded by the coding sequence TTGAGTACTCATAAAGGCAAACCCTTGTTGACCAATCGAGAGCGGGAAGTTTTTGAACTACTAGTTCAAGATAAAACTACCAAAGACATTGCTCAACAACTATTTATCAGCGAGAAAACCGTCCGTAACCATATTAGTAACGTGATGCGTACCAATTGCAAACCTAAATCACTACTGTACTGA
- a CDS encoding YczE/YyaS/YitT family protein yields MNALRNHFWRSLFFIGGLWICSTAIVISVKADFGVPSWDVLHIGLTNYTPLTAGTWNIILGILIVLSTCLYSRRLPKWGTLLNMILIGVFFDLITFLDFIPDPPNLAMKGVWFLFSIVLLALGNTMYIVAQYGAGPRDGLMLILTERTGASIRKVRTYIEISAVVLGALLGGPVHIGTILFSFTIGPIIQFFLPRCEKVLDSLLVAKEKQPSAPRTKIA; encoded by the coding sequence ATGAATGCTCTACGGAACCATTTCTGGAGAAGTCTCTTTTTTATTGGTGGTTTATGGATTTGCTCAACAGCGATTGTCATCTCTGTCAAAGCCGATTTTGGTGTACCTTCTTGGGATGTCCTGCATATTGGGCTAACAAACTATACTCCACTAACAGCTGGTACTTGGAATATCATACTTGGAATTCTGATCGTACTTTCCACTTGCCTCTATAGTCGCCGTTTACCGAAATGGGGCACTTTACTTAACATGATCTTAATTGGCGTATTTTTTGATCTCATTACCTTTTTAGACTTCATACCAGATCCTCCCAACTTAGCTATGAAGGGAGTTTGGTTCCTCTTCTCGATTGTTCTCCTTGCCTTGGGGAATACAATGTATATAGTAGCTCAATATGGTGCTGGTCCTAGAGATGGCTTGATGCTGATCCTAACTGAACGGACTGGTGCCTCTATTCGGAAAGTACGTACTTACATCGAGATTAGTGCTGTCGTCCTTGGGGCTTTGTTGGGAGGTCCAGTCCATATCGGAACAATACTTTTCTCTTTTACCATCGGACCGATTATTCAATTTTTCTTGCCCAGATGCGAAAAGGTATTAGATTCTCTTCTAGTAGCGAAAGAAAAACAACCATCTGCCCCCCGAACGAAAATTGCATAG
- a CDS encoding SDR family NAD(P)-dependent oxidoreductase codes for MKNYIIFGASKGLGDAFVKGLPDQGDQVWIVSRTQPDSLQIKDGVHRSWIEADLSKRSSNQKIADAIQEQRMDVLIYNAGIWEKEGYTEHYDFEKDESDHIVDIMNVNLTSAITCIQRLLPNLRKSSNAKIVLIGSTDGLENAESTQVAYTASKFGIRGVGNALREHVRKDGIGVTCINPGNIAAMIPYEEGIEKAISRYNGTRIPVQDIVSLIRCVIELSPVSCVKEINVPAMKDTFA; via the coding sequence ATGAAGAACTATATAATCTTTGGAGCAAGCAAAGGGTTGGGAGATGCATTTGTAAAAGGGTTACCTGATCAAGGAGACCAAGTATGGATCGTTTCTAGAACGCAGCCTGATAGTTTACAAATAAAGGATGGGGTACATCGTTCTTGGATTGAAGCAGACTTATCCAAGCGTTCTTCCAATCAAAAAATAGCAGATGCCATACAAGAGCAGAGAATGGATGTTTTAATATATAACGCAGGAATTTGGGAGAAAGAAGGATATACCGAGCATTATGACTTTGAAAAAGATGAGTCAGATCATATCGTTGATATCATGAATGTAAATCTAACATCCGCTATCACTTGTATACAAAGACTATTACCCAATCTTCGAAAATCTAGTAATGCAAAAATTGTACTAATCGGATCTACTGACGGACTCGAAAATGCAGAGAGTACACAGGTAGCCTATACTGCTTCCAAATTTGGAATACGTGGTGTGGGAAATGCTCTGCGTGAGCATGTACGGAAGGATGGGATTGGGGTAACATGTATCAACCCTGGAAATATTGCGGCAATGATCCCTTATGAAGAAGGAATCGAGAAAGCGATATCTAGATATAACGGAACTCGTATCCCCGTCCAAGATATTGTCTCATTGATTCGGTGTGTCATTGAACTCTCCCCTGTTTCATGTGTCAAAGAGATTAACGTTCCTGCGATGAAAGATACTTTTGCATGA
- a CDS encoding class D sortase, whose translation MRKILGLLIIIAGCALLFPNAWQWWQQSQLIRNDPKEAQAIATDWQDRTYQQPLAVGEKTNQKTPIGQEMGELVLPQLGAILPIVEGADEDSLEKGVGHYIGYGTVNPGETGHVVLSGHRDTVFREVGKLKIGDRLYVRSYQKVYVYQIRKTWITHAEDLTVIVPYSKPILTLTTCYPFDFVGSAPDRYVIQAELIEIKPDTKI comes from the coding sequence ATGCGAAAAATACTAGGTTTGCTCATTATCATAGCAGGATGTGCTCTCCTATTTCCAAATGCTTGGCAGTGGTGGCAGCAATCACAGCTAATACGTAATGATCCGAAAGAAGCACAAGCGATTGCTACTGATTGGCAAGATCGAACATATCAGCAACCCTTAGCAGTCGGAGAGAAAACTAATCAGAAAACCCCTATAGGACAGGAGATGGGTGAGTTAGTCCTCCCACAACTAGGAGCTATTCTGCCAATTGTGGAAGGAGCAGATGAAGATTCACTAGAAAAAGGCGTTGGACATTATATCGGATATGGTACCGTGAATCCAGGTGAAACTGGGCATGTCGTTCTATCAGGACATCGAGACACGGTATTTCGAGAGGTAGGGAAATTGAAGATAGGGGACCGCCTCTATGTTCGATCCTATCAAAAGGTCTATGTCTATCAGATCCGAAAGACCTGGATTACACATGCAGAGGATCTAACGGTGATTGTTCCCTATTCCAAGCCGATTCTCACCCTTACTACTTGCTATCCATTCGATTTTGTAGGCAGTGCACCCGATCGTTACGTTATTCAAGCAGAACTAATCGAGATTAAACCAGATACCAAAATATAA
- a CDS encoding LPXTG cell wall anchor domain-containing protein, translating to MKRYTSFLLAFALIFTLVQFNVTTVFATDLLPVVKVKADFKATADKSGNQISASIEEVKDAANSKGTWTFQVDGKVVATQENKGTTTTYEVKNSDKDQVVKISFSGTVDEKTVVGSTEIKIPGTKLNTTNPTTPSNPSEQAGKVEIDADLQVTVDDETEELIVLLDAKLKGAKKANGTWTVYLDNKKLGDVKNSKTTLSYELPLEDLKPYNVKVEYKGTVDGKQVTGSTDVKVPAINLEYKAVNGKHQFNANIMNAEKVEEGVWWIGVGSGEELIAEHEAVQNTLSFSHTFDKLKPGKYEVVVVFVGLVDGKETALGQYLEFEVKADGTATPKPPVKEPGKPKPPVLNPEDAKKIVKETKPGGPMPKTATSYPVSVLAGMALLALGAVLVRFRRAS from the coding sequence TTGAAACGGTATACCTCATTTTTGTTAGCGTTTGCATTGATATTTACACTAGTACAATTCAACGTAACAACTGTCTTTGCGACAGATTTATTGCCAGTTGTGAAAGTGAAAGCTGATTTCAAGGCAACAGCAGATAAATCCGGTAATCAGATTTCTGCTTCAATTGAAGAGGTAAAAGATGCTGCTAATTCCAAAGGTACTTGGACATTTCAAGTGGATGGTAAAGTAGTAGCAACACAAGAGAACAAAGGAACGACGACTACTTATGAAGTGAAAAACAGTGATAAAGATCAAGTGGTTAAAATCTCATTTAGTGGGACAGTGGATGAAAAAACGGTTGTTGGTTCTACTGAAATCAAGATTCCTGGAACGAAACTAAACACAACCAATCCTACTACTCCTAGCAATCCATCCGAACAAGCTGGAAAAGTAGAGATCGATGCAGATCTACAAGTGACTGTGGATGATGAAACCGAAGAGTTAATTGTTCTTTTAGATGCAAAGCTTAAAGGTGCTAAAAAGGCAAATGGTACTTGGACTGTATACTTAGATAACAAAAAGCTGGGCGATGTTAAGAATTCTAAAACCACGCTAAGCTACGAGCTTCCTCTAGAAGATTTGAAGCCATATAACGTAAAAGTAGAGTACAAAGGTACAGTAGATGGCAAACAAGTTACTGGCTCTACTGATGTAAAAGTACCAGCTATCAATTTAGAATACAAAGCTGTTAATGGAAAGCATCAATTTAATGCGAACATCATGAATGCAGAGAAAGTTGAAGAAGGTGTTTGGTGGATTGGAGTTGGGTCTGGAGAAGAGTTGATTGCAGAACATGAAGCAGTTCAAAATACGCTCTCTTTCTCCCATACCTTTGATAAACTAAAACCTGGTAAATACGAAGTAGTGGTCGTATTTGTAGGTCTTGTAGATGGAAAAGAAACTGCCCTAGGTCAATACTTAGAATTCGAAGTCAAAGCAGATGGAACTGCTACACCAAAACCACCTGTAAAAGAACCTGGCAAACCAAAGCCTCCAGTACTAAATCCTGAAGATGCTAAGAAGATCGTAAAGGAAACCAAACCTGGTGGTCCAATGCCGAAAACAGCTACCTCTTATCCAGTAAGTGTTCTCGCTGGTATGGCATTGTTAGCTTTGGGAGCAGTACTAGTTCGCTTCCGTCGTGCTTCTTAA
- the mglC gene encoding galactose/methyl galactoside ABC transporter permease MglC yields the protein MSNVQKAQNFFSQYALYIVLAALILGIQIYDSDFLSINSIRDIFMQSSTRLIIALGAAFVLITGGTDLSAGRVVGLTAVLSASMLQIEDYAQRFYPNLDPLPLWVPILLAVLAGLLVGLFNGIIVAKLKVPPFIATLGTMVAVLGINSIYFDLEPNNSQPIGGLREDFTNLGSGAIGSGPYSIPYIVLIALIITVIVWIVFNKTRFGKNMYAIGGNESAAKVSGINVAMTLIAIYAIAGALYGMGGVLEAARTGGATNNYGNMYELDAIAACVVGGVSTAGGIGTVPGVVTGVMIFSVINYGLTFIGVSPYWQLIIKGLIIVIAVAFDIRKYLAKK from the coding sequence ATGTCTAATGTCCAAAAAGCACAAAATTTCTTTTCACAGTACGCCTTATATATCGTACTTGCTGCCCTCATCTTGGGTATTCAGATTTATGATTCGGATTTTTTGTCCATTAACTCTATTCGAGATATCTTCATGCAATCTTCTACTCGCCTGATCATCGCTTTGGGGGCAGCATTTGTCCTTATTACTGGTGGGACGGATCTCTCAGCAGGGCGAGTGGTAGGACTGACCGCTGTACTTTCTGCTTCCATGTTGCAGATTGAAGATTATGCACAACGTTTTTATCCTAATCTGGACCCGCTTCCACTTTGGGTTCCGATTCTCTTAGCAGTATTGGCAGGTCTATTAGTCGGTCTATTTAATGGAATTATCGTTGCAAAACTAAAAGTACCTCCCTTTATCGCAACATTAGGTACGATGGTGGCAGTTCTTGGGATCAACTCCATTTACTTTGATCTAGAGCCAAACAACTCCCAACCAATTGGGGGGCTTCGTGAAGATTTTACCAACCTCGGTTCAGGAGCAATCGGCTCTGGTCCATACTCTATTCCATATATTGTTTTGATCGCCCTCATCATTACCGTAATAGTCTGGATTGTCTTCAATAAAACTCGTTTTGGGAAAAACATGTATGCCATAGGAGGAAATGAATCCGCAGCCAAAGTATCGGGTATCAACGTAGCGATGACGCTAATTGCCATCTACGCGATCGCGGGTGCTCTCTATGGAATGGGTGGAGTGCTGGAAGCGGCTCGTACTGGTGGAGCTACCAATAACTACGGAAACATGTATGAACTTGATGCCATCGCAGCCTGTGTTGTAGGGGGAGTCTCGACAGCAGGTGGAATCGGTACAGTGCCAGGTGTTGTCACTGGGGTAATGATCTTTAGCGTGATCAACTATGGACTCACCTTTATCGGAGTAAGTCCATATTGGCAACTGATCATCAAAGGTCTAATTATCGTGATTGCCGTAGCATTTGATATTCGTAAATATCTAGCGAAAAAATAG